From the Musa acuminata AAA Group cultivar baxijiao chromosome BXJ3-1, Cavendish_Baxijiao_AAA, whole genome shotgun sequence genome, the window ATAGTGGATAGGCTAATTAATGTCCACTAGCAGAGTGTTCCTTTAATCATAAGCATGTGAAAAAAAATGAGTTTCATCTAGATTCGAGGATAGATTTAAGAGCATTTTATTATGTTACATATCCAAAACCATGTGGAAAACTTTGGAATTACTCCTAGAGGTGGGTGATGATGTACCATCTTGCATTATAGGCCACATGATGTGAACTGTATGAGTTGCCACAAACTTTTTACCCAAATTGTTGATATTGTCAACCGAGCCCATTGGATTATCATGATCCCCTTGTGCTTATAGGATTGTGAGACTTTCCTGCAGATGATGCGGGATTCTGTAGGTGTGGCAAGCCACCATACTGATGCCTTCATCCTTGATGCCTAACTCCTCTACTGGATATTTTTGACTAATCACATTGCTAGGGAAGTAAATGCTATCTGCGATGTATATGCATTATATGTCTATTCTCGATGGAACTTAAATGTGTGTTTGTTTGCTTATGGTGCACCATAACATGCTACCATTAGCATTGCAGGTGTTGCTTTACTTATCTTCATCATccacaaaatttttttttctgatgcaTAGGAGCAAGCAGACAAATTTGCCTCCAAAGAAGTCGCTGCTTCTATGGGACTTAGCAAGTCAAGCTTGGGTTAATACAGATTTCAGACTTGGGACTTCATGTGGTGTCCGTGATCACCAACAGGTCAAAATGTCTCTTCCACAGGAGCCCATCACTTGTCAATTTGGTAATTGTAAATGATATAATCTTCTTGCAAATgttcatcaattttttgaatcAAATATGATGTTTCATTTGTCTCAAGCTAATGATTAATAAGTAATAATCTGTTGGAACTTCATATGTTTATTTGGTCTTATTAAGAATATAAGTTTAGTAATCTGGTCGACAATTTATGGTAATATCTGTCTGTGGAGGTAAGTAAATACGAGATAATCTGTATAAAACAGCAGCAAAATGGACATGGATTATACTTAATATCTACCTGTGGATGTACATACGAAATAATCTGTATAAAACAGCAGCAAAATGGGTATGGATTAGACTTTATCATGTCAACTTGCAGATTCCTATTTGATGTACGAGTTCTTTTGTTTGTAAACCATAAGATACTGACTTGTATTGACTTATATTAATGCTGGAGTAACTCTTTATACTCCGAAGACCTTGAGCTTCTGCTGAGTTGGACTGCAGGAGTTCTGGTCTCCCCTACCGTTTCTTTATTTTATCCGGTTCTATACCCTCAAGTTTATTGGGAATTCACCGTTCTTCCCACAGTTTTCTCCCCGGATGAGAGGCGCGGCCGAGAGGATGTCACGTCAGATAATTGCATCCGAATTGACTTCACCGGTTAGGATTGAGTCACTACGGGGATATTTGATGGTACGGATGCCCAACGTACGAAGTACGAGCGGGATGGATGTTTGCTGTCCCCACCTTCGTCTTTGAACGTTCCCATCGTCGCGATTTAGTCGGCCTCAATTATCCGGGCCTTGTGGGACTCCGCCGCTCGACACGTTTCGGCCGCAGCACGAGCGACGGTTAATTGCTACGTCGAGCCGGAGGCGTGCACAAGTGCCTGCATGTCGCCACGCCATTTGTTGATCCTCCTCATTAAATGTCGATTCGTCGCCTCTCCTTATTTCCTCCCCCTCGGTAGTCGAATCCGATCCCCCGTCGGAACCCGTCGTTCTCGGCCGCGCAAGAGATAGAGTGCTCTGCCGTCACTGTGGCATCGGGCGCGTCTGCGGTGTCGACGAGCGTCGCGGACGACCGTGGGGCGGCGCGGGGAGATGGAGGATGTCGTCGTGGCGTCGGGTTCATAGCCCTCGCGTGCGAGCGATTGGCGGCGGCGAGGCACCGTAGGGATCAGGCTAGATCTCGCACGTGCGGATCTTAGGCAACGGTGATACCCACGCACACCACCCCCCCTCCCGGAAATCATCGAATCTCTGATCCACAAGATTGACAACGTGACAGGTACTGAGACTATGCTAATAAGGTAATCCACAGGATTGACCAACACGACACCAATCAAATATATCACGTTAAAGCTAAGTTATTTTATCACCCTCGACAATTTGACATATAATTCCATTCCATGGCTCAATATAGCCAAGCATCCAAACATAATTATTGTTCGACAATAACCATCATATCGGTTCAAATGATTGACCTAACACATTATATAAGCCCCCAAATATATTCTAGATggatatttttgtcaaataagTCGCTGAATAAAATTTTCTAAGGTCACAGGTTGAATGCTCGAGTTCCAAGACTACTGGCTATGACAAATGTCAAAGTAAAACCTTACTGGATTTGAATGCTTTTTATTTTTCGaacaatcataatttttttaactacTATAAAATTGAGTGTAACATATATCCCGTCAGAAAATAAGACTAATTTACTATTGTAAATATTCATTTAGAAAATGGACTGTAGGAGTACATAAAAACATGAAATACCAAAAGTATCTCCAATCTATGTGGTAtcgtaatattttttaaaattatattaatgagAGTTTGGctaccttttatatatatatttatatatatatatatagaggttgTCTACAGAGTTATTGGGAATTGTGATTGCAGGAAGTATAATTATAGTTATAATATCAGCGAATCTATTGGAGACTTGGTCTGCAAGTGGACTTGCAGGGATTGGAAACCCAGCGTGTCAAATAACGACAACCCCTCCCCTCGTGCCTTCTGCTGGTCCGCGGCGCTCCGCTCTCTGCGTCCGCGAACGCGACCGCCGCTGCCGCCCGAGACCCAGGCTGCACGGAGGTGAGTCCCTGTCCTGCTTcacctctccctcctcttcccccTCTTCTCCGCAGCCGGACCCAGGCCGGATCTGTGCTGATCTCCCCCCTCCCTTAGATTTCCCCTTTCTTCCGCTCGCCTCTCCCTCCCACCTCGAATAGAGCCTCAGATACGCAAACAAACATTTCTTCCATTCGATCCACATGCTTGCCCTTCTTCAGATTGGCACAGTTACTTCTGTGATATCATGCTTGGATTCAGAACATGTTAATTAATTTTGACTACGCTGTGATCAATTTTAGATCCTCATAGAACTATCTCTGTTGTTTTGATGATCCCCTGTCTAAATAGTAATCATTCTGTACTATATTTAAGCAAAGTTATGCGGTTTAGGTCATAATTACGGGTTTCAGATAGGATTTGAAGAGTCTTCGGTAGTAGTAACCCTAGAAAACTTATTCCCCCATCTTGTTGTCCTGGTTAAATGTAGCATTGAGATGGACACAATCATATCATGTCACATTTGACCTACACAACTTTAGGGTTTAAAACCGAAGCTCCCTTTTTTCATCAACATCGTGGCTACTATGATAACTATGGCTAAACATTACCATATGAGCAGCTTGCCTAGGGATGGAGATTAGGCTACCATGCGCACCTCCTCCTTCCAGGGCTCATAACATGAAAAAACTCTTACCTTCTTGGACCGTTCTGGATATTGCTCTCTGATTCTTGAAATAAACCATCAATCCATTTTCATTGGATCAGTGCATATGTTGAATGAGAAGGTATTATCATGTTGGTAGCACAAAGTGAGGGCTCAGAAGGAGTGCAGAGTCATGTGTAGCAATTCTTCATCCAATTCTGAAAGAAAAAACTATAACAATGCTGACACTAGCACTTTAATGTTTAATGCCAGTATGAAGAGATCCTTTAAATTATAACCACTTTTAAATTTACTTTTTTGAGGTTGGTCAAAATCTCCTGTGTGTGTCAAAATGGAAGCTTGCTGTAAATTCAGATATTTATGTATTCTGATGTCTTTTTTATGTCCAGAATGAAATGTTCGCTAATTTAATTACCTGATGTAATTAAATTTTTTGTTAGGTTGTAATAGTTTGTAATTATTTGATTGATTATGAAATCGGATATTGGTGAGGTTGGTTTATCtaagtcaaaaatattttttgagaacatTCATATGAGGGAATTAACACAAACTTTCTGTAGAGGGGCTTTCCGATCGTACTATTTTAATCTTGGTTTTTATATATTCTGGATATCTTGTCTGAATTTCTGATGTGGAACTAACACAGCAAACATGGATCTTATAAATTTTCCATGTGGATATTCAAATCATCCTGCTTATCCACCTATTGTTGGCTCATAATTAACGGTCTTCTAGCTTTTCACAAACTCATTTTATCTAACTGTTAACTGGGTGAATAGTTACTGCTTTTACAATTCTATTTATAAAAGCATTTTATTTTATTGAGAGTAATAATTTAGATCTCCTTGCTCTTGTTCAAAATGTTGTAAATGCCTCTTTCATTCTTATGATTTTCTTTGCTATAGTGTTTGATAACTCATGAGTGTATAGTTACACTTGTTGGTTTAGATGCCCTATTGCACGTGGTTAATCATTTGACATACATTGGCAGCACTTTCCTGCCATTCAGACTGTAACCTAATCATATGCTGTATAAACTCCACTATGCTAAGTGCCAACAGATTACGAATATGAGGATACTAATGTTTGAGATTGATCACAAACTGTACCTTGTTATCATTGCTTGTTGTGTGTGAGGTTCTTTCTTCTCAAGCATGGTTTTGCGTTTCGGGGAGTTCTGGGGAGTTTTTACCATGCGGTCCCTTATCAACATGGAGGTCTTTGCTGTGCCAAGGTTGTGCTGATGTATACATTGGCATATTTTTAATGTTGTGCTGTATTATACTGTATTGTGTGTCGTACAATGGTATCATGTTACTAGCTCAGGGTATACTTCTTTTGCTTAGTACATCATCCTGTAGTAGATGTTCTCATCTACTTCAAGATGGGGATACCAATTCTGTTTTAGATCTATTTCTGCTGTGCAGTACAGTTATATTTTGCTTTTTTATAGGTACAATGGAAATATTACTGCTGAAGGCACTGCTTGATAGCATCACAAAGTTTGGTCATGTATCTTCTAGCAGCAATGTAAAGCCTGCGCTGGTTCAAAAATACTGTCAAATAATTGATCAGATCCTCGAGCATTTCAAATCTGTGTGTGATGAAATTGCTGCTTCTGAGATATCATTGGATGAACAGTTGGTCAAGGGGCTGGGAGAACTAGATGCTTTAGCCAATGAAGCTAGGGAACTTGTTATGAGCTGGTATCCAATGATGAGCAAAATCTATTTTGTAAGTTGATGACCTTGTTTTCCAGCACTTATTAGATTGTTCCTGTTGGTCACTTTATGctttaaataaatatttgatcCTTTTCATTACCATATTCTTTTTCCTGGAGTTATGCATGTTTCATTTAGTTTCACAATCTGTTTGATTGAACTAATCAACATGAAAACCTTTCTTATTGATTATTTGCAACAATAATTTTATGAGAAGTTTTGTGAAGTTTcaggtttaagcatataaatttgTCTTGATGGCTGCAGCAAATTAAGATTTATGAATAGAAGTCAGCATTAACCATGCTGCACTTTTGCAGTATGGATGTTTAGGTGCCCACTGAAGAAAGAACTGATGGTATAACTTGGATTTTAGATAATGGAATCAGGTGGTCTTAGAAAGATTATTGTAAAATTAGATCATGATTGTGGAACTTAATGGAGCCTTAGAAAGATGGAGGAGTCTTCTGAATTTTGTTTTGAAGTTCCTAATTGTAACATTGGATTGTGAACTTCTAGAACTTTCAATGCCTATGAAAGCATTCTTTTGCCGTGTAGGATCTAGTTGAAGTTCTTGGCCTACCCCTGCACAAGGTTCATTTAATGCGGTATGGACTGGTTCCTGTGTATATTCCTTCACCTAAAAGAGTTTATAAGTTATGCTTGAGCTAGGCCAAAACCTACGCCTAGCTCAAAGCTCAAAATTTTGCAGATAGATAATTTGACTACATGTATGCTAGTTTGTCTGCAAAGAACTGTTTGCGTAAACACTTTGCTCATTCATTGTTTTCTAGGCACCTTGTCTGCTCATGCTGAGTGCTCTCTTTTTGTTGCTTCTGCTTATCTCTTCATCCTCCATATCTTCCCTCTACTACATTCTTTCTCGTCGTTTGAGTAAGATTGGATTCTTCTATCTAGACCCTTTCCCAGCCTATTCTTGTTGACTATTGCTACCCATTTTCTCTAGAACTGATGTGGCCCTGTCACTGTAGCTTCAAACATATAAGTAGTTTCAATCAGGAAATGGCTTTGTGAAGGTTCCAATGTTTGTCCTAGTACCCATCAAACACTTGGGTGCACCAATTAGAATTTTGTAATCTAGGCCCCTTGCTAGTCTATTAGAATAATGATCTTTATGTATTTGctgttatttcatcagaaaatgttGTTGATGACATGTAAAATGTCAATGTTACCAATTGTGATGCCAAATATAGTCATGTTAGAGGATCATTTGATATATCGAATGATATTTGTTGGGGATTCTTGGAACATATTTAGGAAAACACGAAAttttcttatatctttcttttattctttttctttgcaaTTTTACCATTATCCTTATCCGTTAGTGGACTTGGTGTAACAACAATTTGTTGTTGCATGTATTGGGGCATGCAGCACGTGTCTCCCATTGTGTGCATGTTCCCCATGAGTAATTTTTGGGATAACATGGCACCATTCCATTGGATGAAAGATGCTTTAAATGTCTTGTTGGGGCGAGGCTTCGACACTCTCAAATCTCAATTGATATATGCAACTCACTCAAtctcaattatttcttttctttctttcagtAAATATTTTTCTTCGATTTTGCTAGTGTTGAAATGTCTTTAAGGATTCTTAATGATCGTGTGTGCATAGTATTTGTATGTGGTTATATCCTAGGTAATTCCTCGACAACGACTTGCGTGAAGTTGAAGAATACGTGTAGGACATCGTTTATATCCCTTGGGTTCCTTtcttcaactttctcttttagtttatttATAATATGGATATCCTTTTAATAGGAGCTAGATTTGTCTTATTATTCTATCACTTTAGGTTTATTCCACCTGCCTGTTGGATTGTAAcaacaaacatattaaaaataaagAAACTAAAAGAGAGAGTTTAAGAAAGAAACCCAGAGGCGGAGGCCCATAAACATTGTTCACTTTAACATTGTTCTAAGCGTGTTTCTTGACCTTCTGTAGGCAATTTGTTGAGGTATCACTTAAGAAACAATACAACTATATAATAATCCTCTCTCACACATGATCATAGAAAATCCTTGGAGACATTCCAACACCATCAAAATcaaagaaatatatattataagaGAAAGGGAAGAAATAATTGAGTTTGTGCGGAAGAGTAGTAGTAGAAGTATCAATTGGGAAGTGTTGAAGCCTTGCCTAACTCCCTAATGCAAAAAAACTTTTGTAGCTTCTTTTGTCTAATAAGATGGTGCCACATCACTTAACGAATCACTTTGATGGAACATACACGGGAGGGGAGGCGCTTCTTAGGTCGTGCATCCCATTGTGTACAACAACAAATTGATATTATACCAAGTCTACTAATGGATAACAATAAGACAAAAATAGTAAAATTACAAAAAAGGGTAAAAGAAAGATACTAGTAAATTTTGTGTTTTCCCTATATATGTTCCAACAGGGAATTGGAAGGTGCACTGCGATTTTTATTCATAGATGATCATGGATGTTGCCTCATCGTTCAAAACAATGATTGCATTTCGGGTATCAGACTTGAGCCATCCCATGGTTGGATTGATATGGGTCCGGTTTATGCTGACGTACTAACAGATGGTATATTGGTATGTAACATGGTACAAAGGCGGATCGGAGGAGGACAAGGAGTACTGAGACACTCGTGAACTGAGGGCCAGCAACAGGCAGCAAGCAATGGGTGGTAGAGAGTGGTGAGCTGGCGAGCCTGCACTTGTGGGTGGGCAATGTCGCGACTCTTGGATACTCATGACTCATGTCTTGCAAATCCTAAGGCTGTTAAAAAATAAACAAACTGGACTCCCTGAAAAAGGATGGTCTGTGTCCCAGTTCACATCTAGACCAGTAACTGTTGGCTGTACAAACTAGTCCGGTTGGTTATGCAATCCTTGACCCAAaacattattttttttgttatgtataaCTTTATATAATAGTTAAGCAAACAAACCTAAGGAATGACCTTTTGAGATTGTATGGCTGTACTCTCCTCTGCTTGTTTTGTTTATTCATATTTGTTGCCAGAAAATTTGTTGTACCCAAGTTTCTACATATACTTCTGACTTCTCTCTTTGATGCAGTTTACTTTTGCTAGTTTTGTAACTTTTGCATTTTAGTTAGTTTCACATGGTTTTTAATTGTATACCTGCTGTATAGTCCTTTATTCAAACAGCACAATGCACAATCTATGCACACTACTGTATAGTCCCTTATCTTGCTTCCATGTCATTATGGAGAAAAGAGCCTTTTCGTATTGAggctgctgtggtggccaacATCCTCCTGGTTAATTGTTTTTTGGACATTGAAACGCTTTCTGCAGGTTCTACAAATAGAAACAATTGTTATGAAGATTTGTACATCTGCTTTCAGAATATGTCAACTGGTTACTTCTCTGCTTCAATCTCCAATAGATAGTGCCACTGCAAAATGCATAGAGGTAATGAAACACATGATTGTTACCTTGCTTTACAAATCTCCTTTATAAGGTGTATTAAGCTCTTCAGATCATATGCCATGCTTTTTTTGCTGGAATTTATTTAGAAAAGCTGGCTATATAATTGTGCACAGGAAATTGAATACATGAATAAGGAACAGATATCTGTTATCATTGAAAAAGCCATAAGAGATCAAACAGAAAAAGATATGCCTAGATCTGAGCATTTGGATATGATTTCAAACTCTTTGAGCTTGTCATCTAATCATGAATTGCTTGCGGAGGTTGTTGCACTCGAGAAACTTAAAGTGGAGGTTGGCTGCAGTGAGAACCAGGCAGAAATGGAGAACATTGATCACATGATTGCCCTTATCACTTATATGCATGATTGCCTTGTTAAAGTAAAGCAGTTGCATAGTATTAATGGTGTGCCTATTCCTGCTGACTTCTGCTGCCCACTTTCATTAGAACTGATGTCTGACCCAGTAATTGTGGCTTCCGGTCAAACATATGAGCGGGCTTTCATCTGGAAATGGCTTGATCAAGGTTTCAATGTTTGTCCTAGGACCCGTCAGACACTTGGGCACACCAATTTGATTCCAAATTATACTGTTAAAGCGTTAATTGCTAACTGGTGTGAGTCGAACAACATTAAGCTTCCTGATCCAATGAAGTCCACGAGTTTGAATCTTCATTCTTCTTTCCTAAAGCCCACAGATGCAAATATAAATGACTTTGTAACTCATTCTGCGCATGCCACAAGAAACCATTCAAGGTCTTCAGAATCTCATGCGAGATTGGTGACTTCACAAACCGACTTGCATGCCTCCAATGGAGTGCACCAAGTGACTTATCTAAATGAGAAGCCTGTATCTTCTCCACATCATTCTTCCTCTGGGTCATTGCCTGTGCAAATTGCAAATGGATCCGAGGCAAATGTTCCAAGATTGTCTCTAGAAAGTGCTGAAGGCAACAACGAATCTAGCATGGATCAGAGGCTTGTGAGTTCCAACAACCAAACTGTCAACCAACCAAAACAGGATTCAGAGCCCTTTTCAGCTGCTGAGCAATTTCCAGGACATAACTGGACTGACTCTGCTTCACTGGCCGTTTCAAGTATAAACCATCTTCAAGGACCTGAGGATGCTAATTTGGTTTCACGGGTTTCAAGTGATCTGACACATTGCAGCAGTGATGCCATGGGAGAAATTGCACAGGACAGTGCCTCCTCCACTTCCCAAAGAGAATCTGAGTTCCCATCAGCATTGGAGGATGCTCGTTTTAGAAGCCAAAGTCTTTGGCGACGACCATCTGCGCCTCGTATCATTTCTTCTCAGTTCATGGATTCTAGGCCTGATATATCAGGTGTTGAAGCTCAAGTTCGTAAGCTGATTGAGGATTTGAAGAGTGAATCCCTGGATCTGCAGATAACCGCCACAGAAGAACTGCGCCTTCTTGCCAAACACAACATGGAAAACAGGATTGTGATTGCAAACTGTGGAGTTATTAGCTTGTTGGTTGACCTGCTTCATTCAACAGAGTCCAAGATTCAAGAAAATGCTGTAACAGCCCTTTTAAATTTGTcaataaatgacaacaataagatTGCCATTGCAAATGCTGGTGCCGTAGATCCTctgatttatgtgcttgagacagGCAACTCTGAGGCAAAAGAGAATTCGGCAGCAACATTATTTAGCCTTTCAGTAATTGAAGAAAATAAGGTTCGCATTGGCCGGTCTCGTGCTATCAAACCATTGGTAGAATTATTAGCAAATGGGACTCCTCGAGGAAAGAAAGATGCAGCAACAGCATTATTTAATCTGTCAATATTTCATGAAAACAAGTTACGGATTGTGCAGGCTGGAGCTGTGAGACACTTAGTGGAACTGATGGATCCAGCAGCTGGTATGGTTGACAAGGCTGTGGCTGTTTTGGCAAACCTTGCAACAATACCAGAAGGGAGAAATGCGATTGGTCAAGCTGGTGGCATCCCAGTACTTGTGGAGGTTGTTGAATTGGGGTCTGCACGAGGAAAAGAAAATGCTGCTGCAGCTTTGCTTCAGTTATGTACGAATAGTGGTAGATTTTGTAGTCTAGTTCTTCAAGAAGGTGCTGTGCCCCCACTGGTAGCGTTGTCACAGTCTGGCACTCCACGAGCTAAAGAGAAGGTATTGTCATTTTTATTCTGTTTCTTTGTCTGCATTTGTAAAAAATTCTGTTAGTGTCTGGTGTTCTTGCtttgaatataataaaatttatcaaTTTTAGATTTGTAAGTCAGATATCAGTTCTTCGGTGTAGGTTTTCGTTATTTGTGCTTGTGTACGAAGTTGATACAAATCTGATGTAGGAcaacaatgttttttttttgttttagtaaAAGTGGAGGAGAAAGATAATGAtaagaaataatagaaaataaaaataataactatGAGCCTTGCTCTGACTTGGTAGCCTTTTATGTAGAACTGAAATCCTCAGTCAAGATTCataatcttcaatcaaaatctaaatataattttctccattttttcgtatttactttctttttttctctcagaGTAAAACTAAAATTCCTCTAAAATAGTCAAGTTTGTTTAGACAAGAAATGATTAAGAATGacaccatattatttatttccaTTATATAGGAACTTGTCCCAAGgtcatatgcataaaatatgGACCGACTTTGATGATTAAACATCTTGGCTAAACCGGAACTTTTGATATCAAATCTGATGAAGAATAGAAGGAAAGAGTGtaagaaaaagatgatgaagaatttttttataatagaagaATAGAAGGAAGGagtgaaagaaaaatattataatgaaaagataataaaaaacaaaaatgataACTATTAGACTCCTCTAGCCCAAGAATGTTGACGGAGACCACGTAATTGTACAATTGGATGATATATGTGGCCTTGAACCACTTATAATGTGGGAAGAGAACTTAAGTTCATTGGTCCATTCTCTGATACACAATTAAAATCATTCTCTTTAATGGATGTCAATCTTTACTTCTTCATTATATTTTTCCAATACTTTTAATTCTCTCATGCTTCTTGAAATGTTTTCccttttttaaaattatgtatgcttATGTGTGCTTCAGATCTATAAGTATAGAACAATTAAATGACAATTGGCAGATTTTATGAATTTTGTTAGTACAATCTATACTTATCAACTGGCAATGATTGCTACAGTGGATATCATGCTTCTACTGGTCCAAGGCTAGCTCAACATGTGTTAGTGCTTTGCTTTGCTAGTAAGGTCCTTGTTAATTCCAGCATTTAGGTTGGACATGGTACATTGACAGACATCCATGTACTGTGCTAAGGTCATAATTGTGTGGCATGCTGGGCCTAGGTTTAGATTCAATCAATGTACACCTAAAGCTACCCTTAACAAAGAGGAAGAGTTCCCAGAGAACTGGAAATCTAAGCAAATCAACTCTTACGTAGATTTTGTGTCTTATCATGATCCATTACACTAGTTTTGCTCAAGGTTAATATCCGTTGAGGTTATTGATGGATGAGAGTGATACAAATTAAGTGTTTTCCATccaaaaatatagaaaaattagTAAGGGATTTGAAGttgttaaattatttaaaaatcatcTTACTCCTTTAATACCTTTTCAATGACAAGGATTCTAGTTAAAGCAGGCTTCTATTGTAGTTTAGATAATAGAGTCTCTCATGAGGAACCTTCTCCTGAATTTTATCATTTGCTTTGGCATGATATGTCAGATTGGCaattatatgctatttattgtaatGT encodes:
- the LOC103986507 gene encoding U-box domain-containing protein 4, encoding MEILLLKALLDSITKFGHVSSSSNVKPALVQKYCQIIDQILEHFKSVCDEIAASEISLDEQLVKGLGELDALANEARELVMSWYPMMSKIYFVLQIETIVMKICTSAFRICQLVTSLLQSPIDSATAKCIEEIEYMNKEQISVIIEKAIRDQTEKDMPRSEHLDMISNSLSLSSNHELLAEVVALEKLKVEVGCSENQAEMENIDHMIALITYMHDCLVKVKQLHSINGVPIPADFCCPLSLELMSDPVIVASGQTYERAFIWKWLDQGFNVCPRTRQTLGHTNLIPNYTVKALIANWCESNNIKLPDPMKSTSLNLHSSFLKPTDANINDFVTHSAHATRNHSRSSESHARLVTSQTDLHASNGVHQVTYLNEKPVSSPHHSSSGSLPVQIANGSEANVPRLSLESAEGNNESSMDQRLVSSNNQTVNQPKQDSEPFSAAEQFPGHNWTDSASLAVSSINHLQGPEDANLVSRVSSDLTHCSSDAMGEIAQDSASSTSQRESEFPSALEDARFRSQSLWRRPSAPRIISSQFMDSRPDISGVEAQVRKLIEDLKSESLDLQITATEELRLLAKHNMENRIVIANCGVISLLVDLLHSTESKIQENAVTALLNLSINDNNKIAIANAGAVDPLIYVLETGNSEAKENSAATLFSLSVIEENKVRIGRSRAIKPLVELLANGTPRGKKDAATALFNLSIFHENKLRIVQAGAVRHLVELMDPAAGMVDKAVAVLANLATIPEGRNAIGQAGGIPVLVEVVELGSARGKENAAAALLQLCTNSGRFCSLVLQEGAVPPLVALSQSGTPRAKEKAQALLSYFRNQRHGGAGRR